A single Notoacmeibacter ruber DNA region contains:
- a CDS encoding DUF4159 domain-containing protein codes for MFGLPLAFAAPALLAGLIALPAIWWLLRATPPRPKEEVFPPLRILARVLKTEETPQKSPWWLTALRLLIVAIAVLALAGPIWNPRQTVIADTGALALIVDNNWASAEDWDERLATAEDLVDEAADDGRPILLAFTADAANSEIGPFDATEARQRLAAATPRPVPAERTATFERLVEAAQALDQPVSLAYLSDGLSTEADEMAFSVLSALSPAKVVLGAPDRLPSVIVTAAENEADALVTTLRRPDDGGPALMAVGAYDARGRRIAETNATFSSGEDEAQARFAVPFELRNDIVRIAVDGESQAGAVHLLDDDARRRRVGLIGGSGAEAGNQPLLAPLFYIRRALAPFADLVEPTSGDLGEAIPSVLEQKPAMIVLADVGVLPEAVERSLLRWVQNGGMLIRFAGPRLAGSDLTADPLLPVRLRSGERTLGGALSFSEPQPVADFPADGPFASLIPPREVSVERQVLAEPSPELADRSWASLEDGTPLVTGRTEGEGTLVLFHVTPEASWSNLPLSGSFVDMLRQLTRLSRNQGRLDADAGTAQAAALSPWRVLDASGLLIAPGAEARPLEPQAEQVTIANPPGLYGTEDAVFALNLMSEDDRLEPIALPDLDTAVQRIGYGDGEQIDLRGPLFAIALALLAIDSLINLWLSGALTSLRPVQRGVRRGSAAAIGAVLAIGLLSAPGELHAQQQTPGSSGGTGSRQSEIDGAEAVEALTRTRLAFVMTGDAETDRISRAGLRGLSAWLIGRTAMEPGEPQGVDIETDELSFYPILYWPIVADAPTPSAEALARIDAYMNTGGTVLFDTRDEFSQNLRRSGTVTPATRKLRDILATLNVPPLEPVPADHVLTKSFYILPSFPGRYANGPLWVEALTDADGGMARPVRRADGVSPIMITSNDLAGAWAISDDGRPLLPVVPGGERQREYAYRVGTNIVMYMLTGNYKADQVHVPVLLERLGQ; via the coding sequence ATGTTTGGTCTGCCGCTCGCTTTTGCCGCTCCAGCCCTCCTCGCCGGCCTGATTGCTCTTCCCGCGATCTGGTGGCTGCTGAGAGCGACGCCGCCGCGGCCGAAGGAAGAAGTCTTTCCGCCCCTGCGCATTCTCGCGCGCGTCCTGAAAACCGAGGAAACACCCCAGAAGAGCCCTTGGTGGCTGACGGCGCTGCGACTTCTGATCGTCGCCATTGCCGTGCTCGCGCTGGCCGGACCGATCTGGAACCCGCGCCAGACCGTTATTGCCGATACGGGAGCACTGGCCCTGATCGTCGACAATAACTGGGCAAGCGCCGAAGACTGGGATGAGCGCCTGGCGACCGCAGAAGACCTGGTCGATGAAGCGGCGGACGATGGACGACCGATCCTCCTTGCCTTCACCGCAGATGCCGCCAATAGCGAGATCGGTCCTTTCGACGCCACAGAAGCCCGACAGCGCCTGGCGGCCGCAACTCCCCGGCCCGTCCCGGCCGAGCGTACCGCTACCTTTGAAAGGCTCGTAGAAGCGGCACAGGCCCTCGATCAGCCCGTCAGCTTGGCCTATCTTTCTGACGGACTGTCCACCGAGGCCGACGAGATGGCCTTCTCGGTTCTCTCTGCTCTGTCGCCCGCCAAAGTGGTGCTCGGGGCACCAGACCGTCTGCCTTCCGTTATTGTGACCGCTGCGGAGAACGAGGCCGACGCGCTGGTCACGACCCTACGCCGTCCCGACGATGGCGGACCGGCGTTGATGGCTGTCGGTGCATATGATGCTCGCGGACGCCGGATTGCCGAAACCAACGCGACTTTTTCGTCCGGCGAAGACGAGGCGCAGGCGCGTTTTGCCGTGCCTTTCGAACTCCGCAACGACATTGTCCGCATTGCGGTCGATGGAGAAAGTCAGGCCGGGGCTGTTCACCTTCTGGATGACGACGCACGCCGAAGGCGCGTCGGACTGATCGGCGGCAGCGGCGCCGAAGCGGGGAACCAGCCACTATTGGCACCGCTCTTCTACATCCGGCGGGCTCTCGCCCCCTTTGCCGATCTGGTCGAACCGACGTCCGGCGATCTAGGCGAGGCCATACCCTCCGTTCTGGAACAGAAACCGGCCATGATCGTGCTGGCAGATGTCGGCGTTTTGCCGGAAGCCGTCGAACGGTCGCTCCTGCGCTGGGTACAGAATGGCGGTATGCTGATCCGGTTCGCAGGTCCGCGCCTCGCTGGCAGCGACCTGACCGCCGACCCGCTGCTCCCGGTGAGATTGCGCAGCGGGGAACGCACTCTCGGCGGAGCCCTCTCCTTTAGCGAGCCGCAGCCTGTTGCGGATTTTCCGGCGGACGGGCCGTTCGCCTCGCTCATTCCCCCGCGCGAAGTCTCGGTCGAACGTCAGGTACTGGCCGAGCCCTCCCCCGAATTGGCCGACCGCTCGTGGGCCAGCCTCGAAGACGGCACGCCGCTGGTGACGGGACGGACGGAAGGCGAAGGGACGCTTGTACTTTTCCACGTGACGCCCGAAGCGAGCTGGTCGAACCTGCCCCTCTCGGGAAGTTTCGTCGACATGCTGCGCCAACTGACCCGCCTGTCGCGCAACCAGGGCAGGCTGGATGCGGACGCCGGTACGGCACAGGCCGCGGCTCTTTCACCATGGCGCGTGCTCGATGCGAGTGGCCTCCTGATCGCGCCAGGCGCTGAGGCTCGGCCCCTCGAGCCACAGGCAGAGCAGGTGACGATTGCCAATCCCCCAGGTCTTTACGGGACCGAAGATGCGGTTTTCGCGCTCAATCTCATGAGTGAGGACGACCGTCTGGAGCCGATCGCCCTCCCCGATCTCGACACGGCGGTCCAGCGGATCGGCTATGGCGACGGCGAACAGATCGATCTTCGGGGGCCGCTTTTCGCTATCGCGCTGGCTCTTCTGGCGATCGACAGCCTCATCAATCTCTGGCTCTCGGGCGCTCTCACCTCCCTTCGTCCCGTTCAGCGCGGTGTGCGTCGTGGAAGCGCCGCAGCAATAGGGGCCGTCCTCGCCATTGGCCTTCTGTCAGCGCCGGGCGAACTTCACGCGCAGCAGCAGACACCGGGATCATCAGGCGGCACCGGCAGTAGGCAAAGCGAAATCGACGGCGCCGAAGCCGTCGAGGCGCTGACGAGAACCCGACTGGCCTTCGTCATGACCGGCGACGCTGAGACCGATCGCATCAGCCGGGCAGGCCTGCGAGGCCTTTCAGCATGGTTGATCGGACGCACTGCGATGGAGCCGGGCGAGCCACAGGGTGTCGATATCGAAACGGACGAGCTGTCCTTCTATCCGATCCTCTACTGGCCGATCGTAGCCGACGCCCCGACGCCATCGGCCGAAGCCCTCGCCAGGATCGATGCCTATATGAACACTGGTGGAACGGTCCTGTTCGATACGAGGGACGAGTTCTCGCAGAACCTGCGCCGCAGCGGCACCGTGACGCCGGCCACACGCAAGCTGCGCGACATCCTTGCGACGCTGAATGTCCCGCCGCTTGAGCCGGTCCCTGCCGATCATGTTCTGACGAAGAGCTTCTACATCCTGCCGAGTTTCCCCGGCCGCTACGCCAACGGACCGCTCTGGGTCGAGGCGCTGACCGATGCGGATGGTGGGATGGCCCGCCCGGTCCGACGCGCCGATGGCGTCTCTCCGATCATGATCACGAGTAACGATCTGGCGGGTGCCTGGGCGATTTCAGACGATGGACGGCCGCTGCTCCCAGTCGTACCGGGCGGTGAACGCCAGCGCGAATATGCCTATCGTGTCGGCACCAACATCGTGATGTATATGCTGACGGGCAACTATAAGGCGGATCAGGTGCATGTACCGGTACTGCTGGAAAGGCTCGGCCAGTGA
- a CDS encoding AAA family ATPase encodes MSALTEPGTMTEEEMLASAESALADIDEIKRAVGEIIFGQETVVERTLVAVLAGGHTLLVGVPGLAKTLLVETLGAVLGLDARRIQFTPDLMPGDILGTEILEENEAGKRAFRFVAGPVFAQLLMADEINRASPRTQSALLQSMQEYHVTVAGQRYDLPQPFHVLATQNPLEQEGTYPLPEAQLDRFLMQVDIDYPDLDAERRIITDTTGISSARARSVVSAGRLMEIQELVRRMPVPDSVVDAILQLVRSARPGHGNDEIDRQVAWGPGPRASQALTLCARARALYDGRLAPSIDDVAALAEPVLQHRMALSFGARAEGTRIRDVIADLAKSLR; translated from the coding sequence ATGAGTGCACTGACCGAACCCGGCACGATGACCGAGGAGGAAATGCTGGCAAGCGCCGAAAGTGCCCTTGCCGATATCGATGAGATCAAACGCGCGGTCGGCGAGATCATCTTCGGTCAGGAGACCGTCGTCGAACGCACGCTGGTGGCTGTGCTGGCCGGCGGACATACGCTTCTCGTCGGTGTGCCGGGCCTTGCCAAGACGCTGTTGGTGGAGACGCTCGGCGCGGTTCTCGGGCTCGATGCACGGCGCATCCAGTTCACCCCGGATCTGATGCCGGGCGATATTCTCGGCACCGAGATCCTCGAAGAGAACGAAGCCGGCAAACGCGCCTTCCGCTTCGTGGCCGGTCCGGTCTTCGCCCAGCTGCTGATGGCCGACGAGATCAACCGCGCGAGCCCCCGCACCCAGTCGGCGCTTTTGCAGTCCATGCAGGAATATCATGTGACAGTGGCGGGCCAGCGTTACGACCTGCCGCAGCCATTCCATGTTCTGGCCACGCAGAACCCGTTGGAGCAGGAAGGCACCTATCCACTGCCCGAAGCGCAGCTCGACCGCTTCCTCATGCAAGTCGACATCGATTATCCTGACCTCGATGCTGAGCGGCGCATCATCACCGACACGACCGGCATTTCCAGCGCGCGCGCCAGAAGCGTCGTCAGCGCAGGCCGGCTGATGGAAATTCAGGAACTGGTGCGACGCATGCCCGTCCCCGATTCCGTGGTGGACGCCATTTTGCAGCTTGTGCGATCAGCACGGCCCGGCCATGGCAATGATGAGATCGACCGGCAGGTCGCCTGGGGCCCCGGCCCGCGCGCCAGCCAGGCATTGACGCTCTGCGCACGTGCGCGAGCGCTTTATGATGGACGGCTGGCCCCCTCCATCGACGATGTGGCTGCTCTGGCCGAGCCGGTTCTGCAACACCGTATGGCGTTGAGCTTCGGCGCAAGGGCGGAAGGCACGAGGATAAGGGATGTCATCGCCGATCTGGCGAAGAGCCTGCGATAG
- a CDS encoding NUDIX domain-containing protein, with amino-acid sequence MRLSFRARHLRRAALRTFFLFKRPMTLGVRVIVHDRNADSIFLVRHTYVDGWYLPGGGVERGQTAMEAVYAELWEEARLKPQTDPRLVGVFFNRRARHDHVLLYFTDDCRRIGEHPGDREIAEAKAFPLSELPDGVTAATQRRIEEWRAGKPPATDW; translated from the coding sequence ATGAGATTGTCTTTCCGTGCAAGGCACCTGCGCCGTGCTGCGCTGCGGACCTTCTTTCTCTTCAAGAGGCCGATGACGCTTGGCGTTCGTGTTATCGTGCATGATCGCAATGCGGACAGTATCTTCCTCGTCCGCCACACCTATGTCGATGGCTGGTATCTGCCGGGCGGCGGCGTGGAGCGGGGGCAGACAGCCATGGAGGCGGTCTATGCCGAACTCTGGGAAGAAGCGCGCCTCAAGCCCCAGACCGATCCGCGCCTCGTGGGCGTTTTCTTCAATCGCCGGGCACGGCACGATCACGTCTTGCTCTATTTCACCGATGACTGCCGGCGGATCGGTGAGCACCCCGGTGATCGGGAGATTGCGGAGGCAAAGGCTTTTCCTCTTTCTGAACTACCGGACGGCGTTACCGCTGCAACCCAACGGCGCATCGAAGAATGGCGGGCAGGCAAGCCGCCCGCCACCGACTGGTAG
- a CDS encoding glutathione S-transferase family protein → MGQLVDGTWKSGEVARIKDGAFDRPDSTFRNWVTKDGSAGPSGEAGFAAEVDRYHLYVSYACPWAHRTLVMRKLKKLEDIISVSVVHWHMGDEGWSFRKADGATGDPLYDKAFLHEIYQHADPQATCKVTVPVLWDKKKETIVSNESSEIIRMLNSAFDEWAGDSADFYPDELRSEIDAINDLVYPNINNGVYRAGFAKAQDKYEGAYDDLFGALDKLEQRLAESRYLVGDRFTEADIRLFTTLIRFDAVYHYHFKCNRNRIDEMPNLAGYMREIYQMDGVAETVRMDHIKGHYYTSHPDVNPTRIVPKGPILNFDRPHGRG, encoded by the coding sequence ATGGGACAGCTTGTCGACGGAACGTGGAAAAGTGGTGAAGTCGCCCGGATCAAGGATGGCGCTTTCGACCGCCCCGATTCGACCTTCCGCAACTGGGTGACGAAGGACGGCAGCGCCGGTCCCTCGGGCGAGGCCGGTTTTGCTGCGGAAGTGGATCGTTATCACCTCTACGTATCTTATGCCTGCCCCTGGGCCCACCGTACGCTTGTGATGCGCAAGCTGAAAAAACTGGAAGACATCATCTCCGTCTCTGTCGTCCACTGGCATATGGGAGACGAGGGGTGGAGTTTCCGCAAGGCGGACGGTGCAACGGGCGATCCCCTTTACGACAAGGCCTTTCTTCACGAGATCTATCAGCACGCCGACCCGCAGGCGACATGCAAGGTCACGGTCCCTGTCCTGTGGGACAAGAAGAAAGAGACCATCGTCAGCAATGAGAGCAGCGAGATCATCCGAATGCTGAACTCCGCTTTTGACGAATGGGCAGGCGACAGCGCGGATTTCTATCCGGATGAGTTGCGCAGCGAAATCGACGCGATCAATGATCTCGTCTATCCGAACATCAATAATGGTGTTTACCGCGCCGGCTTCGCCAAGGCGCAAGACAAGTATGAAGGGGCGTATGACGATCTCTTCGGCGCGCTCGACAAGTTGGAGCAAAGGCTTGCGGAAAGCCGCTACCTCGTCGGCGACCGCTTCACCGAGGCGGATATCCGCCTCTTCACCACTCTGATCCGTTTTGATGCGGTCTATCACTACCACTTCAAGTGCAATCGCAACCGCATCGACGAGATGCCCAATCTTGCTGGCTATATGCGCGAGATCTACCAGATGGACGGCGTGGCCGAGACCGTGCGGATGGACCACATCAAGGGCCACTATTACACCAGCCATCCGGACGTGAATCCCACCCGTATCGTTCCCAAGGGTCCGATCCTGAATTTCGACCGCCCGCACGGCCGGGGCTGA
- a CDS encoding alpha/beta fold hydrolase, producing MSDDTDKNVPLRAEIFGAAEGTKVLVLLHGFGGTHHIWRQVVASLRDADPCLSIIAYDLPGHGENLDAPDSGPPKRAAQLITADLTRRGVQHFHLAGHSMGGAIAALIAISTPERVSSLSLVAPGGFGPEIDIKTLSAFAAAETPEELRRCLGAMSAPGTVMADDDMKALAASRAQPGQTSMLEAIAAGMTRDGKQGQLPGEWLEKLTMPVALLWGTADSILPYHQSQGIPAHFALHTIVDGGHMLPEECPETVAHIIALTGR from the coding sequence ATGAGCGACGACACCGATAAAAACGTTCCTCTCCGCGCCGAGATCTTCGGCGCGGCTGAGGGGACGAAGGTACTGGTTCTGCTGCACGGTTTCGGCGGTACTCACCACATCTGGCGACAGGTTGTCGCGTCCCTGCGAGACGCCGACCCGTGTCTTTCGATCATTGCCTATGACCTGCCGGGCCATGGTGAGAATCTGGACGCGCCAGATTCGGGGCCGCCGAAGCGGGCCGCACAACTGATTACCGCCGATCTCACACGGCGGGGCGTCCAGCACTTTCATCTCGCAGGACACTCCATGGGCGGCGCGATCGCAGCGCTCATCGCCATTTCCACCCCGGAGCGGGTCTCTTCACTCAGCCTTGTGGCTCCGGGTGGCTTCGGCCCGGAAATCGATATCAAAACATTGTCGGCCTTTGCGGCCGCCGAGACCCCCGAAGAATTGCGACGCTGCCTCGGCGCGATGAGTGCGCCCGGCACTGTGATGGCCGATGACGATATGAAGGCGCTTGCCGCCTCGCGGGCACAGCCCGGTCAGACGTCGATGTTGGAGGCAATTGCCGCAGGCATGACGCGGGATGGCAAACAGGGGCAATTGCCCGGCGAGTGGCTTGAAAAGCTCACCATGCCGGTCGCGCTCCTCTGGGGCACGGCCGACAGCATCCTGCCCTATCACCAGAGCCAAGGCATTCCGGCCCATTTCGCGCTGCATACCATCGTCGATGGCGGCCATATGTTGCCGGAGGAATGCCCGGAGACCGTTGCGCATATCATCGCCCTGACAGGTCGCTGA
- a CDS encoding DUF58 domain-containing protein produces the protein MAAIGTSSAPVAPQDALARARERAAFIPDLLVEARRIAAAVLSGWHGRRRRGIGEDFWQYRPYTPGETMARIDWRRSARDDHVYVRDNEWQSAHTVWLWADPSPSMLFQSQGANVSKESRGIVLALALAELLARSGERIGWLGLSEPVATRNAAERLASRMLMAPLPERPDFKLVSGRCDVVLISDFLDDVETLQEMWRPLAKRGARGHLIEISDPAEENFPYGGRTRFIDPETGERLTAGRAEDAADAYRDIYQARRDEISRDARRLGWSYTLNHTDQLASEALVHVHQAMTTAHGSGQ, from the coding sequence TTGGCGGCAATCGGCACATCCAGCGCACCCGTTGCGCCCCAAGACGCTCTGGCACGGGCGCGGGAACGTGCGGCCTTCATTCCGGACCTGCTTGTGGAAGCGCGGCGCATCGCCGCAGCCGTCCTGTCTGGATGGCATGGCCGGCGGCGGCGCGGCATTGGCGAGGATTTCTGGCAATACCGCCCCTATACGCCCGGGGAAACCATGGCGCGTATCGACTGGCGACGCAGCGCGCGTGACGATCATGTCTATGTGCGCGACAATGAATGGCAAAGCGCGCACACGGTCTGGCTGTGGGCGGACCCGTCGCCTTCGATGCTGTTCCAGTCGCAAGGCGCCAACGTGTCAAAGGAATCCCGGGGCATCGTTCTCGCCCTGGCACTGGCCGAACTTCTCGCGCGATCGGGCGAAAGGATCGGCTGGCTCGGTCTTTCGGAGCCGGTGGCCACACGCAATGCAGCAGAGCGACTGGCGAGCCGCATGCTGATGGCTCCTCTTCCCGAGCGCCCGGATTTCAAACTCGTCAGCGGTCGGTGCGACGTCGTTCTGATTTCCGACTTTCTCGATGACGTCGAGACGCTGCAGGAAATGTGGCGCCCGCTCGCCAAGCGCGGCGCGAGAGGCCATCTCATCGAGATATCCGATCCCGCCGAAGAGAACTTTCCCTATGGCGGGCGCACCCGTTTCATCGACCCGGAAACCGGCGAGAGGCTCACTGCGGGGCGCGCCGAAGATGCGGCCGATGCTTATCGCGATATCTACCAGGCACGGCGCGACGAAATCTCTCGCGATGCCCGTCGGCTCGGCTGGAGCTATACGCTGAACCATACCGACCAACTGGCAAGTGAAGCGCTCGTTCATGTTCATCAGGCGATGACAACGGCTCATGGAAGCGGCCAGTGA
- a CDS encoding GNAT family N-acetyltransferase has protein sequence MSAPSSPVTLSQIVFTPEEPEDAGSIDTLHAGVFGPGRFARAASIIREQGSHDLSLSFTARIEGLLIGSVRLTPIAVGGERGHLLGPLAVLTDRRKLGVGKHLVNMSVEAARAVGSPFVMLVGDAPYYWSMGFRPVYTDRVRMPLPVAPDRLLVCELQSNLAECLAGNVRHVRCIDKG, from the coding sequence ATGTCCGCACCCTCGTCGCCTGTCACACTGTCTCAGATTGTCTTCACTCCCGAGGAGCCGGAGGATGCCGGGTCGATAGACACACTGCACGCCGGTGTTTTCGGGCCCGGCCGTTTTGCGCGCGCGGCTTCGATCATTCGAGAGCAGGGATCGCATGACCTTTCCCTGTCGTTCACCGCACGGATCGAAGGCCTTCTGATCGGGTCGGTGCGTCTCACGCCCATTGCTGTCGGCGGAGAGCGCGGTCATCTGCTGGGGCCCCTCGCGGTGCTCACAGACCGGCGGAAGCTCGGTGTCGGCAAACATCTGGTCAATATGAGCGTCGAGGCTGCGCGGGCTGTGGGCAGCCCCTTCGTGATGCTGGTCGGCGATGCGCCCTATTATTGGTCGATGGGCTTTCGTCCGGTTTATACCGATCGGGTCCGCATGCCACTTCCTGTCGCGCCGGATCGGCTGCTGGTCTGCGAATTGCAATCCAATCTGGCGGAATGTCTGGCGGGGAACGTTCGCCATGTCCGCTGCATTGACAAAGGGTAG
- a CDS encoding DUF1285 domain-containing protein, which translates to MKKPQPDRQEMEQEGADALEALISRSVSNGRDPAPVEMWEPDNCRDIGLSIGADGTWLYKDSPIERERMVQLFSSVLRKDEDGQTYLVTPVEKVVVNVADAPFIAVECVSSGVGKNRVLTFRTNVGDVVEAGPDHPIHFDGAEEDGPLKPYLRVRGRLQALATRAVTFDLVAMAEPMTVGDVEVLAVHSRGAVFPIAPMDRLEAMGE; encoded by the coding sequence ATGAAAAAGCCTCAACCGGACCGTCAGGAAATGGAACAAGAAGGTGCCGACGCGCTCGAAGCGCTGATCTCGCGATCTGTCAGCAATGGGCGCGACCCGGCCCCTGTCGAGATGTGGGAACCCGACAATTGCAGGGATATAGGCCTCTCCATCGGGGCGGACGGCACTTGGCTCTACAAGGATTCGCCGATCGAGAGAGAGCGGATGGTTCAACTCTTCTCTTCGGTGCTGCGCAAGGATGAAGACGGGCAGACCTATCTCGTCACGCCGGTCGAGAAGGTGGTGGTGAATGTGGCAGACGCGCCCTTTATCGCTGTCGAATGTGTGTCGAGCGGTGTCGGCAAGAACCGGGTTCTGACGTTTCGCACCAATGTCGGCGACGTGGTCGAGGCCGGCCCGGATCATCCGATCCACTTCGACGGAGCGGAAGAGGACGGACCTCTGAAGCCCTATCTGCGTGTGCGGGGCCGCCTTCAGGCTCTGGCAACGCGTGCGGTGACGTTCGATCTCGTTGCCATGGCGGAGCCGATGACCGTCGGTGATGTCGAGGTTCTCGCGGTCCACAGCCGTGGCGCGGTCTTTCCGATTGCTCCGATGGACCGGCTGGAAGCGATGGGCGAATGA
- a CDS encoding metallophosphoesterase, with the protein MAFTFAVGDIHGEKEKMETLLGKIGDYCDAGTVVFIGDYIDRGPDSAGVLDRLIEGPSDGWRWVILSGNHEIMMLNAISESGSSTDDLPLWLQNGGKATLASYPEGTVKPEHVSFIRGLDLLYRDRHRIYGHAWYDPAVAFEDQQEEMVLWERFSSRDRMKDLAPLHFVHGHTPQASNPSSRGNRTNVDSGAVFGGPLSAAVFDDDQPGPPVDLIQAQ; encoded by the coding sequence ATGGCCTTCACTTTCGCCGTCGGAGATATTCACGGTGAAAAGGAGAAGATGGAAACGCTCCTCGGTAAGATCGGCGACTATTGCGACGCTGGCACCGTGGTCTTCATTGGCGACTATATCGACCGGGGGCCGGACAGCGCCGGTGTGCTCGATAGGCTGATCGAAGGCCCGTCCGACGGGTGGCGGTGGGTTATCCTGTCCGGCAACCATGAAATCATGATGTTGAATGCGATCAGCGAGAGCGGGAGTTCCACGGACGATCTGCCGCTCTGGCTTCAGAATGGAGGAAAAGCGACGCTCGCCTCTTACCCTGAAGGCACGGTCAAACCCGAGCATGTCAGCTTTATTCGGGGTCTCGACCTCCTTTATCGCGATCGACACCGTATTTACGGCCACGCATGGTATGACCCGGCCGTTGCCTTTGAAGACCAGCAGGAGGAAATGGTTCTTTGGGAGCGTTTCTCTTCGAGGGACCGCATGAAGGATCTCGCGCCGCTCCATTTCGTTCACGGCCATACGCCGCAAGCATCCAACCCTTCGTCCCGGGGCAACCGGACGAATGTCGACAGTGGCGCGGTCTTTGGCGGCCCGCTTTCAGCTGCGGTTTTCGATGACGACCAGCCCGGACCGCCGGTCGATCTCATTCAGGCGCAATAG
- a CDS encoding metallophosphoesterase family protein, which translates to MYTLGHISDLHLGPLPDIRYRELVSKRITGYVNWHRTRRSALGDEVLNRVAEHMLQSSLDHVAITGDMTNLALDSEIESARQWLEGFGDGQFVSLVPGNHDAYVPGALDKACRAWSQWMGGDEVAPPIDSRSFPYMRVRGPLALIGISSARASAPFMATGYFRRRQATRLALMLDDAKRRNLCRVIMIHHPPVRNAASQHKRLNGINLFQRIVSQHGAELVLHGHTHLPTIHCVEGPGGPVPVVGVSATGQKAGGHKPAGGWNRFSFAPNNRDGWAIGLERYAVTGETTPLECIAEVQLDQLDMPIENPDWSSPQNREAISR; encoded by the coding sequence ATGTACACACTCGGCCACATTTCCGACCTCCATCTCGGCCCGTTGCCGGATATTCGCTATCGTGAGCTGGTAAGCAAGCGTATCACCGGCTACGTCAACTGGCACCGCACCCGGCGAAGCGCTCTCGGCGACGAGGTGCTGAATCGTGTCGCCGAGCATATGCTGCAATCATCGCTCGATCATGTTGCCATCACCGGCGACATGACGAATCTCGCGCTCGACAGCGAAATCGAGTCGGCCCGACAATGGCTTGAGGGCTTCGGCGACGGCCAGTTCGTTTCGCTCGTGCCGGGCAATCACGATGCCTATGTGCCGGGGGCTCTGGACAAGGCTTGCCGCGCCTGGAGCCAGTGGATGGGCGGCGATGAGGTTGCGCCGCCGATCGATAGCCGCTCCTTTCCCTATATGCGCGTGCGTGGGCCTTTGGCGCTGATCGGTATTTCCAGCGCGCGCGCCTCCGCGCCCTTCATGGCGACCGGCTACTTCCGGCGGCGTCAGGCGACCCGCCTTGCCCTGATGCTGGACGACGCCAAGCGACGCAATCTCTGCCGTGTGATCATGATCCACCATCCGCCGGTGCGTAACGCCGCCTCGCAGCACAAGCGGCTGAACGGTATCAACCTTTTTCAGCGCATCGTTTCTCAGCATGGCGCCGAACTGGTTCTTCACGGCCATACGCACCTGCCGACAATTCACTGTGTGGAAGGCCCCGGTGGGCCGGTGCCGGTGGTCGGTGTGAGCGCGACCGGTCAAAAGGCGGGCGGCCACAAGCCGGCCGGCGGCTGGAACCGCTTTTCCTTCGCTCCCAACAATCGCGATGGCTGGGCTATAGGCTTAGAGCGCTACGCCGTCACGGGTGAAACCACGCCGCTGGAATGCATCGCCGAGGTGCAGCTCGATCAACTGGATATGCCGATCGAGAACCCGGATTGGAGCAGCCCTCAAAACCGTGAAGCGATCTCGCGATAA